From a region of the Salvelinus alpinus chromosome 2, SLU_Salpinus.1, whole genome shotgun sequence genome:
- the LOC139552219 gene encoding zinc finger protein 850-like, with protein MGIAQLTTLTVLVAIDVNCCTTSWLRCWHHFLQWISAVVGLYHLSDFVVHTGERRDYHGSSGEPQQPHDADKAEKSFSTSEHLKKHPQRSTGKKSHCCSDCGKRFTSSSGIKIHQRTHTGEKSYSCVQCGKSFTHSTSLISHQRTHTGEKPYSCDQCGKSFVTSGHLKIHQRTHTGEKPYSCDQCGKSFVTSGHLKIHQRTHTGEKPYSCDQCGKSFGRYGHLTSHQRIHTGEKPYICVQCGKSFDTSSHLIVHQRIHTGEKPYSCGQCGKSFGQSGTLTLHQRTHTGEKSYSCGQCGKSFTTSGSLTLHQRTHTGEKPYSCDQCGKSFVTSGHLKIHQRTHTGEKSFSCTQCGKSFTQLSNLISHKRTHTGEKPYSCGQCGKSFGQSGTLTLHQRIHTGEKPYSCDQCGKSFGQSGQLTSHQIIHTGEKSYSCGQCGKSFGRSGQLTSHQRTHTGDKSYSCTQCGKSFDISSHLIVHQRIHTGEKPYSCGQCGKSFGQSSTLTLHQRIHTGEKSYSCGQCGKSFTTSGSLTIHQRTHTGEKPYSCDQCGKSFTTSAQLTVHQRTHTGEKPYSCGQCGKSFGQSGQLTSHQIIHTGEKSYSCGQCGKSFGRSDQLTSHQRIHTGEKSYTCGQCGKSFTTSSNLTVHQRIHTGEKSYTCGQCGKSFTTFSNLTVHQRTHTGEKPHSCDQCGKRYTDKRSLIKHQKIHEGVVS; from the exons atggggatagctcagctgactacactgactgtgctagtggctatcg acgtcaattgttgtacaacatcatggctacgctgttggcatcactttttacagtggatttccgctgttgtgggcctttaccacctgtctgactttgttgttcacacaggagagagacgggactaccatgggtcctctggggagcctcaacaacctcatgatgctgacaaggcagagaagagtttctccacatcagaacacctcaagaaacacccgcagagatccacagggaagaaatctcactgctgctctgactgtgggaagagattcacctcctcaTCAGgaattaaaattcatcagagaacacacacaggagagaaatcttatagctgtgttcaatgtgggaagagttttactcattcaaccagcctgatatcacaccagagaacacacacaggagagaaaccgtatagctgtgatcaatgtgggaagagttttgttacatctggccatctgaagatacaccagagaacacacacaggagagaaaccgtatagctgtgatcaatgtgggaagagttttgttacatctgGCCATCTGAAGatacatcagagaacacacacaggagagaaaccttatagctgtgatcaatgtggaaagagttttggcCGATATGGCCatctgacatcacaccagagaatacacacaggagagaaaccttatatctgtgttcaatgtgggaagagttttgatacatctagccatcttattgtacaccagagaatacacacaggagagaaaccttatagctgtggtcaatgtgggaagagttttggtcaatctggcactctgactctacaccagagaacacacacaggagaaaaatcttatagctgtggtcaatgtgggaagagttttactacatctggctctctgactttacaccagagaacacacacaggagagaaaccgtatagctgtgatcaatgtgggaagagttttgttacatctggccatctgaagatacaccagagaacacacacaggagagaaatcttttagctgtactcaatgtggtaagagttttactcagctaagcaacctgatatcacacaagagaacacacacaggagagaaaccgtatagctgtggtcaatgtgggaagagttttggtcaatctggcactctgactctacaccagagaatacacactggagagaaaccttatagctgtgatcaatgtgggaagagttttggtcaatctggccagctgacatcacaccagataatacacacaggagagaaatcttatagctgtggtcaatgtggaaagagttttggtcgatctggccagctgacatcacaccagagaacacacacaggagataaatcttatagctgtactcaatgtgggaagagttttgataTATCTAGCCATCTTattgtacaccagagaatacacacaggagagaaaccttatagctgtggtcaatgtgggaagagttttggtcaatctagcactctgactctacaccagagaatacacacaggagagaaatcttatagctgtggtcaatgtggaaagagttttactacatctggctctctgactatacaccagagaacacacacaggagagaaaccgtatagctgtgatcaatgtgggaagagttttactacatctgcccaactgactgtacaccagagaacacatacaggagagaaaccttatagctgtggtcaatgtggaaagagttttggtcaatctggccagctgacatcacaccagataatacacacaggagagaaatcttatagctgtggtcaatgtggaaagagttttggtcgatctgaccagttgacatcacaccagagaatacacacaggagagaaatcttatacctgtggtcaatgtgggaagagttttactacatctagcaatctgactgtacaccagagaatacacacaggagagaaatcttatacctgtggtcaatgtgggaagagttttactacatttagcaatctgactgtacaccagagaacacacacgggagagaaacctcatagctgtgatcaatgtgggaagaggtacactgataaaagatctctgattaaacatcagaaaatacatgaaggagttgtttcatga